A stretch of Spirosoma oryzicola DNA encodes these proteins:
- a CDS encoding response regulator transcription factor, with product MPTILLVEDDPNLGQLVQEYLTMKGYATDRATDGNQGLQKFMAGQYDLCIFDVMMPKKDGFTLAKEVRMAQREVPIIFLTAKSMQEDAIQGFKVGADDYVTKPFSMEELLLRIQAILRRYQRSADAPEPTVYKIGSFSFDYPHQLLSRSAENEPQSEIESPAQKLTSKESELLKLLAQNLNQPVSRSFALKMVWGDDSYFNARSMDVYVTKLRKYLKDDATVQLVNVHGEGFKLIA from the coding sequence ATGCCTACCATTCTTCTCGTCGAAGACGATCCCAATCTGGGCCAATTAGTGCAGGAATACCTGACTATGAAAGGCTACGCTACTGACCGCGCTACGGATGGCAATCAGGGCCTGCAAAAGTTCATGGCTGGTCAGTACGACCTATGCATCTTCGATGTAATGATGCCCAAGAAAGACGGCTTCACCCTGGCGAAAGAAGTACGTATGGCGCAGCGTGAAGTGCCGATCATCTTTCTGACGGCCAAGTCCATGCAGGAAGATGCCATCCAGGGCTTCAAGGTGGGAGCCGATGACTACGTGACGAAGCCGTTTAGTATGGAGGAGCTTTTGTTACGCATTCAGGCTATCCTACGGCGGTATCAGCGATCTGCCGACGCACCTGAACCAACGGTATATAAGATCGGCTCGTTTTCGTTCGATTATCCCCACCAACTGCTAAGCCGTTCCGCCGAAAATGAACCCCAAAGCGAAATAGAGTCGCCGGCGCAGAAACTAACCAGTAAGGAATCCGAGTTATTAAAGTTGTTGGCTCAGAATTTGAATCAGCCCGTTAGCCGTAGTTTTGCGTTAAAAATGGTCTGGGGTGACGATTCATACTTCAACGCCCGCAGCATGGACGTGTACGTTACCAAGCTTCGTAAATACTTGAAAGATGATGCGACTGTTCAGTTGGTCAATGTACACGGTGAAGGATTTAAACTGATTGCCTGA
- the hemB gene encoding porphobilinogen synthase, with protein MNIIRRPRRSRQSAAIRDMVQETRLSVTDFILPVFIMEGQNVRSEVASMPGIHRLSQDLLLEEIQECVDLGIKTFDLFPNLPESKKDKYATESYNPDGLYLQTIRAIKDRFPDVMVMTDVAMDPYSSDGHDGVVENGKILNDPTLEVLGKMALAQAQAGANIVGPSDMMDGRVGYLRQVLDEGGFHDVAIMSYSAKYASAFYGPFRDALDSAPKFGDKKTYQMNPANSREALIEAQLDFAEGADFLMVKPALAYLDIIKLLNDNFHLPIAAYNVSGEYAMIKAAAQQGWLDGERAMMESLLSIKRAGASVILTYFAKEAARLL; from the coding sequence ATGAATATAATACGTCGTCCGCGCCGGAGCCGTCAATCCGCTGCTATTCGTGATATGGTGCAGGAAACGCGCCTGTCCGTCACCGATTTTATTTTGCCCGTTTTTATCATGGAAGGGCAGAACGTCCGTTCTGAAGTGGCTTCCATGCCGGGAATTCATCGTTTGTCGCAGGACTTACTCCTCGAAGAAATACAAGAGTGCGTCGATTTAGGTATCAAAACGTTCGATCTGTTTCCAAATCTGCCTGAGTCGAAAAAAGATAAATACGCTACGGAAAGCTACAACCCTGACGGTTTATATCTGCAAACGATCCGCGCCATCAAAGACCGCTTCCCCGATGTGATGGTGATGACTGATGTGGCGATGGACCCGTACAGTTCGGACGGTCACGATGGTGTTGTCGAAAACGGTAAGATCCTAAACGATCCGACCTTAGAAGTACTGGGTAAAATGGCCTTGGCGCAGGCGCAGGCAGGCGCTAACATTGTCGGTCCTTCAGATATGATGGATGGGCGAGTAGGCTATCTCCGGCAGGTGCTCGACGAAGGGGGCTTTCACGATGTTGCGATCATGTCGTACTCAGCCAAGTATGCCAGTGCTTTTTACGGACCGTTCCGCGATGCGCTTGATTCAGCACCGAAATTTGGCGACAAAAAAACCTATCAGATGAACCCGGCCAATAGTCGGGAAGCGCTCATCGAAGCCCAGCTCGATTTTGCCGAAGGAGCCGACTTTCTGATGGTAAAACCCGCCTTAGCGTACCTTGACATCATCAAGCTTCTGAACGATAACTTTCATTTGCCCATTGCTGCTTATAACGTCAGTGGCGAGTATGCGATGATTAAGGCCGCGGCTCAGCAGGGCTGGCTCGATGGAGAACGGGCCATGATGGAATCACTACTGTCAATCAAACGGGCTGGTGCTTCGGTTATCCTCACTTATTTTGCTAAAGAAGCTGCCCGCCTTTTATGA
- a CDS encoding T9SS type A sorting domain-containing protein, giving the protein MKKTVILLQRFVLALFIAGGISGIATAQKAGSSPKKDEVNVRIIERNGDEVREIERTYRVDGLTDPERDRLVMKLVDSLKTTRKGKEGKRHMTIIVDDTDSGHVARREHLTPRHRRLPDDFYVYRGRIPRINDRDLQTWRYEFRRGTDSLADQLNRFRMQLPRDLDRQLVRPFEDWSRNFNSKPSTIRGLDAYPNNPDRAQLNVRFTAPAKGDVSIVVTNPKGKEVAKRELNDFSGEFVGQIDLGKSAQGAYFITVTQNEDGAVKRIVLD; this is encoded by the coding sequence ATGAAAAAAACAGTAATTCTGCTACAGCGGTTCGTTTTAGCGCTGTTCATCGCTGGTGGTATCAGTGGAATCGCTACGGCTCAGAAGGCGGGTTCTTCGCCAAAGAAAGACGAAGTTAACGTCCGGATCATTGAACGAAACGGCGATGAAGTGCGGGAGATCGAACGTACCTACCGGGTTGACGGTCTGACTGATCCTGAACGCGACCGTCTTGTCATGAAACTGGTCGACTCGCTGAAGACGACGCGGAAAGGGAAAGAAGGCAAGCGCCACATGACCATTATCGTTGATGATACGGATAGCGGCCACGTAGCAAGACGCGAGCATCTCACCCCCCGCCACCGACGGCTTCCCGATGATTTTTACGTGTATCGAGGCAGAATACCCCGGATTAACGACCGTGATCTACAAACCTGGCGCTATGAATTTCGTCGCGGGACCGATTCGCTAGCCGACCAGCTCAACCGATTCAGAATGCAATTACCGCGCGACTTGGATCGACAGCTTGTTCGTCCCTTCGAAGACTGGTCACGCAATTTCAACAGCAAACCGTCTACCATTCGTGGATTGGATGCTTATCCAAACAACCCAGACCGCGCCCAACTGAACGTCCGGTTCACGGCTCCGGCAAAAGGCGATGTAAGTATCGTTGTGACCAATCCGAAAGGAAAAGAAGTAGCTAAACGCGAGTTGAACGATTTCTCAGGTGAGTTTGTCGGCCAAATTGATTTAGGTAAAAGCGCACAAGGAGCTTACTTTATAACTGTCACGCAGAACGAAGACGGTGCCGTCAAACGAATCGTGCTTGATTGA
- a CDS encoding glycoside hydrolase family 3 N-terminal domain-containing protein yields the protein MRNNLVRPILVIGLLSVSLFTAFGLTKPGRTLWTRLAPSAHAHKAKARRLTAPASHVRSYATPVEVFSLSDSGQRWVDSVFQTLTPEQKVGQFFMVATFSNRHDNHYQYIEHLIQTNHIGGLIFFQGGPYRQAVLTNRYQALSKVPLLIGIDGEWGLGMRLDSTMDFPKQMALGAIRDNELIYRMGAEIGRQCQRLGIHINFAPVSDINSNPANPVIGIRSFGESKENVALKASAYMRGLQQTHVIATAKHFPGHGDTNADSHHTLPTVSRSSEQMRDIDLYPFRKLIADSLMGVVTGHLHVPVMDNTPALAATLSEKIVTELLKKELGFRGLVFTDALNMGGISRSPKAMDVNLRALMAGNDILLYPENVREASQNILNAIQQGVISQEFIDEKVKKILRAKYWAGLNQYKPINLAGLSAELNSPEAQQLKHDLCEQAVTVVTNRNKILPIGPLDSLRLASIAIGADVDNPFQKTLNQYAPFQTLSYPNKIVSETELNDALAQVSSANTVVVSYHKMTESSYRKFGITKASFDLVTRLKQRGVKVIVTVFGSPYSLTQFTDADGLICAYQEFDEMQRVVPQVLFGALGSRGMLPISTGDLKVGLGETVSPEGRLSAGSPESVGMKTAVLAKIDAIAQNAVRDHVVPGCEILVARKGKVVYSKNFGALTYSPGAEKVTDETLYDLASLTKVLATLQSVMVLYDRKQIDISQKASLYLPELRGTNKQNIVIQDLLWHQSGMVSFYPTTWDRTRTPGGGLKAEYYSATRDTLHPLQIAPTLWATPALKDSVWKWVVQSPMSRKLDESGKPAYVYSDLNFLMLQKIVERVSKQPLDAFVTENVYKTLGLHQLGFTPLQRLKNPHCAPTEQDTYYRNQLLVGTVHDQMAAVQGGVSGHAGLFGNAHDIATLLQMNLQKGFYGTERIFQPMTVPYFTQTLSNRSHRALGWDKPNPESSSSVYLAQQASATSFGHTGFTGNVVWVDPEKELIFVFLSNRIYPTAGNNSINTTKLRRRIHELIYSAVL from the coding sequence ATGCGGAACAACCTTGTACGACCGATTTTGGTCATCGGTCTGCTGTCCGTCAGTTTATTTACGGCATTTGGCTTAACGAAGCCAGGGCGTACTTTATGGACCCGGCTCGCCCCGTCGGCACACGCTCACAAAGCGAAGGCCCGACGGTTGACGGCACCCGCTTCGCACGTGCGTTCGTACGCCACCCCTGTTGAAGTCTTCTCGCTTTCCGATAGCGGGCAGCGTTGGGTCGACAGTGTGTTTCAGACGCTCACCCCCGAACAAAAAGTCGGGCAATTTTTCATGGTGGCTACGTTCTCCAACCGTCATGATAATCATTACCAATACATCGAGCACCTTATCCAGACAAACCATATTGGTGGTCTGATCTTTTTCCAGGGTGGTCCGTACCGGCAGGCCGTTCTGACCAATCGCTATCAGGCATTATCAAAAGTCCCTTTATTGATTGGCATTGATGGCGAATGGGGATTAGGGATGCGCCTGGATAGTACGATGGACTTTCCTAAGCAGATGGCGCTCGGTGCCATTCGCGACAATGAACTGATTTACCGGATGGGCGCCGAAATTGGCCGGCAATGCCAGCGGCTCGGCATCCATATCAATTTTGCCCCGGTATCGGACATTAACAGCAACCCCGCGAATCCGGTCATCGGCATCCGTTCATTTGGGGAGTCGAAGGAGAATGTAGCCTTGAAAGCGTCGGCCTACATGCGTGGCTTACAGCAAACCCACGTCATTGCTACGGCTAAGCATTTTCCGGGCCACGGCGACACCAATGCCGATTCGCACCACACGCTGCCAACCGTTAGCCGGTCGTCGGAGCAAATGCGTGACATTGACCTGTACCCATTCCGGAAACTCATTGCCGACAGTTTGATGGGCGTTGTAACGGGTCATTTGCATGTACCAGTAATGGACAACACCCCGGCCCTGGCCGCTACGTTATCCGAAAAAATTGTAACAGAGCTTCTTAAGAAGGAGCTGGGATTCCGGGGGCTGGTCTTTACTGATGCGCTGAACATGGGCGGTATCAGCCGGTCACCCAAAGCAATGGACGTTAACCTACGGGCGTTGATGGCCGGGAATGATATTTTGCTGTATCCAGAAAACGTTCGGGAAGCCTCGCAAAATATCCTTAATGCGATTCAGCAGGGTGTCATATCCCAGGAATTCATTGACGAAAAAGTCAAAAAAATACTTCGCGCTAAATACTGGGCTGGGTTAAATCAGTATAAGCCCATCAATCTTGCTGGCTTATCGGCGGAGCTGAATTCACCGGAAGCGCAACAGCTCAAGCATGACTTGTGCGAACAAGCGGTTACGGTTGTTACAAATCGTAACAAGATCCTGCCTATCGGCCCGTTGGACTCCCTGCGGTTGGCGTCGATTGCGATTGGTGCAGATGTCGACAACCCGTTCCAAAAAACGCTTAACCAATACGCGCCTTTTCAGACGCTTTCTTACCCAAACAAGATTGTTTCCGAAACGGAACTGAACGATGCGCTGGCTCAGGTCAGTTCGGCGAATACGGTTGTCGTGAGCTACCACAAAATGACCGAGTCGAGTTACCGGAAGTTCGGCATTACAAAAGCTTCATTCGATCTGGTAACACGGCTGAAACAACGGGGCGTCAAAGTAATTGTTACGGTTTTTGGTTCGCCTTACAGCCTTACGCAGTTTACGGATGCCGACGGCCTGATCTGCGCTTATCAGGAATTTGATGAGATGCAACGCGTTGTGCCTCAGGTTCTGTTCGGCGCACTAGGCTCCCGCGGTATGCTGCCAATTTCGACGGGTGATCTGAAGGTTGGGCTTGGCGAAACGGTCAGTCCGGAAGGTCGTCTTTCGGCGGGTTCGCCAGAAAGCGTTGGCATGAAAACCGCCGTTCTGGCAAAAATTGACGCTATTGCTCAAAACGCAGTTCGCGATCACGTTGTACCCGGTTGCGAAATTCTGGTGGCTCGTAAAGGCAAGGTTGTTTACAGCAAGAATTTTGGTGCGTTGACTTACAGCCCCGGTGCAGAGAAAGTAACGGACGAAACGCTGTATGATCTGGCTTCATTGACCAAAGTGCTGGCAACGCTGCAAAGTGTGATGGTTCTGTATGATCGCAAGCAGATTGACATAAGCCAGAAAGCATCGCTTTACTTGCCCGAACTTAGAGGCACTAACAAACAGAATATCGTTATTCAGGATTTGTTGTGGCATCAGTCGGGTATGGTGTCGTTCTACCCAACCACATGGGACCGGACACGGACGCCGGGTGGTGGGCTGAAAGCTGAATATTACAGTGCTACCCGTGATACGTTGCACCCGCTGCAAATAGCACCGACGCTTTGGGCAACGCCTGCGCTGAAGGACTCAGTCTGGAAATGGGTGGTTCAGTCACCAATGTCCCGCAAGCTCGACGAGTCGGGCAAACCCGCTTACGTGTACAGTGATTTGAATTTTCTGATGCTGCAAAAGATTGTCGAGCGCGTCAGCAAACAACCTCTGGATGCGTTTGTAACGGAAAATGTGTACAAAACGCTTGGCTTACACCAGTTAGGCTTTACACCACTTCAACGCCTGAAAAATCCACATTGCGCACCGACGGAACAGGATACCTACTACCGGAATCAACTACTGGTGGGTACGGTACACGATCAGATGGCAGCGGTACAGGGGGGAGTTTCGGGACATGCCGGGTTGTTTGGAAACGCCCATGACATTGCGACCCTTCTTCAAATGAATCTCCAAAAGGGGTTTTACGGTACGGAGCGTATCTTTCAACCGATGACGGTTCCTTACTTTACGCAGACATTGAGTAACCGTAGCCACCGGGCGCTGGGCTGGGATAAGCCGAATCCGGAAAGTTCGAGCAGCGTTTATCTGGCGCAACAAGCCTCCGCCACCTCATTTGGGCATACGGGCTTTACGGGTAACGTCGTTTGGGTTGATCCGGAAAAGGAATTAATCTTCGTTTTCTTG
- a CDS encoding sensor histidine kinase, protein MSTLRIRWIVALMAVGLVGLVGLQSYWISSALHLQKEQFDYKVTDGLQEVVRALERQEAMYQAKQHIQARDHQDRLMAIARKEDKKSVVESSASRKKVASATSDKVASTQAKKANPKVTDSQRLPYGMAPAGAVVVQSDVLHPVAHPLSPEQMAVVEEFFRQQDELMAVGDWQTQLAQQQQFNHWVDQILVNELNQINGQVASARRQDSLARLKASRERAKQIAKQRKSRQNVLNDSAKTEVAVSTPTSFSSNRTGEQSRMIKDVLKGLLLSERPIEDRINRLALDTLLRQALQERGINIPFAFGVRTKSQPAFLFTSLGMSPQQFREGGYKAALFPNNMLETGNYVYVYFPTQRQFILSQLWFTFGASAVLILVILACFYIAISTIVRQKKLADIKNDFINNMTHEFKTPISTISLAVEMAQEQVRHPQGASSTDESSVNERLSRYMGIIRDETRRLGSHVEKVLQMALLDRGEIKLKLSSVNVHDVVENVLNNMSLQIEQRGGELDLEFDADREVIEADEVHVTNIVYNLLDNALKYSPESPHIALATRSLPEGVSITVTDHGLGMTKDQLSRIFEKFYRVPTGNRHDVKGFGLGLSYVKKMVDEHHGQIHVVSEPGKGSSFEVILPYNISERAKE, encoded by the coding sequence ATGTCGACACTACGCATACGATGGATTGTTGCCCTGATGGCAGTCGGATTGGTGGGCCTCGTTGGTTTACAGTCTTACTGGATCAGTAGTGCATTGCATTTGCAGAAAGAACAATTCGACTATAAGGTTACCGATGGCTTGCAGGAGGTTGTTCGCGCCCTCGAACGGCAGGAGGCTATGTACCAGGCAAAACAACATATCCAGGCCCGCGACCATCAGGACCGGTTGATGGCGATTGCCAGAAAAGAAGATAAGAAGTCGGTTGTTGAATCCTCGGCTTCCAGGAAAAAAGTAGCCAGTGCAACATCCGATAAAGTAGCTAGTACTCAGGCAAAGAAAGCAAATCCGAAAGTGACTGATTCGCAGCGGTTGCCGTATGGAATGGCCCCGGCTGGTGCGGTAGTTGTACAATCGGATGTGCTGCATCCGGTAGCGCATCCGCTGTCGCCAGAGCAAATGGCCGTTGTCGAAGAATTTTTCCGCCAGCAGGATGAACTGATGGCAGTTGGCGACTGGCAGACACAACTAGCCCAACAACAGCAGTTTAATCACTGGGTCGATCAGATTCTTGTCAACGAACTCAATCAGATCAACGGACAGGTGGCTTCGGCTCGTCGGCAGGATTCGCTGGCCCGATTAAAAGCAAGTCGGGAGCGGGCCAAACAGATTGCTAAGCAGCGAAAGTCGCGCCAAAATGTGTTGAACGATTCGGCTAAAACAGAGGTAGCCGTCAGTACACCAACAAGCTTTAGCTCGAACCGAACGGGCGAGCAGTCGAGAATGATCAAGGATGTATTGAAAGGGCTACTTCTTTCGGAACGCCCCATCGAGGATCGTATCAACCGACTGGCGCTCGATACGCTGCTACGGCAGGCATTGCAGGAAAGAGGCATCAACATTCCGTTTGCTTTTGGCGTTCGGACGAAATCCCAACCTGCTTTTCTGTTTACGTCGCTCGGTATGAGTCCGCAGCAGTTCAGAGAGGGTGGATATAAAGCCGCCTTGTTTCCGAACAATATGCTTGAAACGGGAAACTACGTTTACGTTTATTTCCCAACGCAACGACAGTTTATTCTGAGTCAGTTGTGGTTTACGTTCGGCGCATCAGCCGTGTTGATTCTCGTCATTCTGGCTTGTTTTTACATTGCTATTAGTACGATTGTCCGACAGAAAAAGCTGGCCGACATCAAGAATGATTTCATCAACAACATGACCCACGAGTTCAAAACGCCTATTTCGACCATCTCATTGGCGGTTGAAATGGCGCAGGAACAGGTCCGCCACCCGCAGGGCGCTTCAAGCACGGATGAGTCATCCGTAAATGAACGGTTGTCGCGTTACATGGGTATTATACGTGATGAAACCCGACGACTTGGTTCGCACGTTGAGAAAGTACTGCAAATGGCCTTGCTCGACCGGGGCGAAATCAAGCTGAAATTGTCGTCAGTCAACGTACACGATGTCGTCGAGAATGTGCTGAACAACATGAGTTTGCAGATCGAGCAGCGCGGGGGCGAATTAGACCTGGAGTTTGATGCCGACCGCGAAGTGATTGAAGCCGATGAGGTCCACGTAACCAATATCGTGTATAACCTGCTCGACAATGCGCTGAAGTACTCGCCCGAAAGTCCGCATATCGCCTTGGCTACGCGTAGCCTTCCCGAAGGAGTCAGCATAACGGTTACGGATCACGGGCTGGGAATGACCAAAGATCAGCTAAGCCGTATCTTTGAAAAATTTTACCGGGTTCCGACGGGCAACCGACACGACGTAAAAGGTTTTGGGCTGGGATTGAGTTACGTGAAGAAGATGGTTGACGAACACCACGGGCAGATTCACGTGGTCAGCGAACCTGGCAAAGGCAGTTCATTCGAAGTGATTTTACCCTATAACATTAGCGAAAGAGCAAAAGAGTAG